Proteins encoded by one window of Kribbella italica:
- a CDS encoding NAD(P) transhydrogenase subunit alpha — translation MKIAVVRETRPAERRVALVPEHVVKLVQLGYQVAVEPAAGERALFSDDAYREAGAEVAWGADHAATVVASVQPLERERLQRLHAGTALMSFLPTNPPDVVRAATRAKLTAFAMELIPRISRAQAMDALSSQALVAGYRAAIVAAERLPRFFPLNMTAAGTVPPAQVLVLGAGVAGLQAIATAKRLGAVVKAYDVRTAAAEEIASMGAQPIELELGTLDGPGGYAREMTEERAQLQRELLAPYVAGADALITTAAVPGRTAPMLVTREMVEQMKPGSVVVDLASEQGGNVEGSVAGTELTIGNALVWGGSNVPSQMAGPASRLYGQNVANLITLMTRDAAFDPDFSDEIVAGCCVTHDGTVLHEPTRELLEGNLS, via the coding sequence GTGAAGATCGCAGTCGTGCGAGAGACCCGTCCGGCCGAGCGCCGGGTGGCTTTGGTGCCGGAACACGTCGTCAAGCTGGTGCAGCTCGGGTACCAGGTCGCGGTCGAACCCGCGGCCGGTGAGCGGGCGCTGTTCTCCGACGACGCCTACCGGGAGGCCGGCGCGGAAGTCGCCTGGGGAGCGGATCACGCCGCGACCGTGGTGGCCTCGGTCCAGCCGCTGGAGCGCGAACGCCTGCAGCGGCTGCACGCCGGGACGGCGCTGATGTCGTTCCTGCCGACCAACCCGCCGGACGTCGTCCGGGCCGCGACCCGGGCCAAGCTGACGGCGTTCGCGATGGAGCTGATCCCGCGGATCTCCCGGGCGCAGGCGATGGACGCGCTGTCCTCGCAGGCGCTGGTCGCCGGGTACCGGGCCGCGATCGTCGCGGCCGAGCGGCTGCCCCGGTTCTTCCCGCTGAACATGACCGCCGCCGGCACGGTGCCGCCGGCGCAGGTGCTCGTCCTGGGCGCCGGCGTCGCCGGCCTGCAGGCGATCGCCACCGCGAAGCGCCTCGGTGCCGTGGTCAAGGCGTACGACGTCCGGACGGCCGCCGCCGAGGAGATCGCCTCGATGGGCGCGCAGCCGATCGAGCTCGAGCTCGGCACGCTGGACGGCCCGGGCGGTTACGCCCGCGAGATGACCGAGGAACGCGCCCAGCTGCAGCGCGAGCTGCTCGCGCCGTACGTCGCCGGCGCGGACGCGCTGATCACGACGGCCGCCGTACCGGGCCGGACCGCGCCGATGCTGGTCACCCGGGAAATGGTCGAGCAGATGAAACCGGGATCGGTCGTCGTCGACCTGGCCTCCGAGCAGGGCGGCAACGTCGAGGGCTCGGTCGCCGGGACCGAACTGACGATCGGCAACGCGCTGGTCTGGGGCGGGTCGAACGTGCCCAGCCAGATGGCCGGCCCGGCCAGCCGCCTGTACGGGCAGAACGTGGCCAACCTGATCACGCTGATGACCCGCGACGCCGCGTTCGACCCGGACTTCAGCGACGAGATCGTCGCGGGATGCTGCGTCACCCACGACGGTACGGTCCTGCACGAGCCGACCCGTGAACTCCTGGAAGGGAACCTCTCGTGA
- a CDS encoding ABC transporter substrate-binding protein, which produces MKRPTFLRTAVVAVATTLALVGCTGTSGTNGSGGGGTAANGLIDYLDYGDFGGGTAPQANFNPYLEATRLGGVDYVFEKLMVYDKFSCTAKPWLATGFKWNDPKTLTFTLRDGVKWNDGKPFSSKDVAFTFDLLKKNDALDTQGIWRYLAAVETPDAKTVTIKFKDPGASTFTLLTEIYVVPEHVWSQQSDPVKFVNAQNPVGTGPMKIKSFNPQQLTIERNPDYWQADKVKVQEIRFHKADAGGAVEQLKLSRGEYDTNAMFVPDIKKAFVDRNPDTNHYWYPPGGSISAYMNLTKAPFDDLAFRKAMTTAFDRDQIITKAQLGYVKAASQTGLVVPGQEKWLPQGLADEGRLGFDAAKTDSALTAAGYPKDAQGKRLGKDGKQVKFTFKVPGSYTDWVSAAQIIVQNLKALGFDVALETPNPPTYESDRAVGRYDMLFGVHGGSCNMFRNFSEPLGSDQSAPIGKKAASNFVRWNDPATDQLLDELRLATDEAKQKEAVAGLAKIMTDQVPMIPLWYGAKWFQYQTDKAVGWPDEQNPYAAPGDNVLVLTNLKPAGS; this is translated from the coding sequence ATGAAACGCCCCACCTTCCTCCGTACGGCGGTAGTCGCCGTCGCGACCACGCTCGCCCTGGTCGGCTGCACCGGCACCAGCGGCACCAACGGCAGCGGAGGAGGTGGAACGGCGGCCAACGGCCTGATCGACTATCTCGACTACGGCGACTTCGGCGGCGGCACCGCGCCGCAGGCCAACTTCAACCCGTACCTCGAGGCGACCAGGCTCGGCGGCGTCGACTACGTCTTCGAGAAGCTGATGGTCTACGACAAGTTCTCCTGTACGGCGAAGCCGTGGCTGGCCACGGGGTTCAAGTGGAACGACCCCAAGACGCTCACCTTCACCCTGCGCGACGGCGTGAAGTGGAACGACGGAAAGCCCTTCAGCAGCAAAGATGTCGCCTTCACCTTCGACCTGCTGAAGAAGAACGACGCCCTCGACACCCAGGGCATCTGGCGCTACCTGGCCGCGGTCGAGACGCCCGACGCCAAGACCGTGACGATCAAGTTCAAGGATCCGGGCGCGTCCACGTTCACGCTGCTGACCGAGATCTACGTCGTCCCCGAGCACGTCTGGTCGCAGCAGTCCGACCCGGTCAAGTTCGTCAACGCGCAGAACCCGGTCGGCACCGGCCCGATGAAGATCAAGTCGTTCAACCCCCAGCAGCTCACGATCGAGCGGAACCCGGACTACTGGCAGGCCGACAAGGTCAAGGTGCAGGAGATCCGCTTCCACAAGGCCGACGCCGGTGGCGCGGTCGAGCAGCTGAAGCTGAGCCGCGGCGAGTACGACACCAACGCGATGTTCGTGCCGGACATCAAGAAGGCGTTCGTCGACCGCAACCCGGACACCAACCACTACTGGTACCCGCCGGGCGGCTCGATCTCGGCGTACATGAACCTGACCAAGGCGCCGTTCGACGACCTGGCCTTCCGCAAGGCGATGACGACGGCCTTCGACCGGGACCAGATCATCACCAAGGCCCAGCTGGGCTACGTGAAGGCGGCCAGCCAGACCGGCCTGGTCGTGCCCGGCCAGGAGAAGTGGTTACCCCAGGGCCTCGCCGACGAGGGCCGGCTCGGCTTCGACGCCGCCAAGACCGACAGCGCGCTGACCGCGGCCGGCTACCCGAAGGATGCCCAGGGCAAGCGACTCGGCAAGGACGGCAAGCAGGTCAAGTTCACCTTCAAGGTGCCCGGCAGCTACACCGACTGGGTCTCGGCCGCGCAGATCATCGTGCAGAACCTGAAAGCGCTCGGCTTCGACGTCGCGCTGGAGACGCCCAACCCGCCGACGTACGAGAGCGACCGCGCGGTCGGCCGGTACGACATGCTGTTCGGCGTCCACGGCGGTTCCTGCAACATGTTCCGCAACTTCTCCGAGCCGCTGGGCAGCGACCAGTCCGCGCCGATCGGCAAGAAGGCCGCGAGCAACTTCGTCCGCTGGAACGACCCGGCGACCGACCAGCTGCTGGACGAGCTCAGACTGGCCACGGACGAGGCCAAGCAGAAGGAGGCCGTCGCCGGGCTCGCGAAGATCATGACCGACCAGGTCCCGATGATCCCGCTCTGGTACGGCGCCAAGTGGTTCCAGTACCAGACCGACAAGGCCGTCGGCTGGCCGGACGAGCAGAACCCGTACGCCGCTCCTGGTGACAACGTACTGGTACTGACGAACCTCAAGCCCGCCGGAAGCTGA
- a CDS encoding proton-translocating transhydrogenase family protein, giving the protein MTESIALLTIFVLAAFVGVEVISKVSATLHTPLMSGANAIHGVILVGAIIVTGQAESVPVVIVGLLAVVLATVNMVGGFVVTDRMLEMFRGPGGAKKELRK; this is encoded by the coding sequence GTGACCGAGTCCATCGCGTTGCTGACGATCTTCGTGCTCGCGGCGTTCGTCGGTGTCGAGGTGATCAGCAAGGTGTCGGCGACGCTGCACACCCCGCTGATGTCCGGCGCCAACGCGATCCACGGCGTCATCCTGGTCGGGGCGATCATCGTCACCGGCCAGGCCGAGTCGGTGCCGGTCGTGATCGTCGGACTGCTGGCCGTCGTGCTGGCGACGGTGAACATGGTCGGCGGGTTCGTGGTCACCGACCGGATGCTGGAGATGTTCCGTGGTCCGGGCGGGGCGAAGAAGGAGCTGCGCAAGTGA
- a CDS encoding substrate-binding domain-containing protein yields the protein MGNQRLTVREIAELAGVSIATVSRVSRGIGQVSPETRARVERVIEEHGYRPSQLGRALAERKHGAVAMVFPGLSGPYFSELIQGFEYEAMEAGASVHIVGTHHRAAADDDVLAISGRVDGIAVHGGTIQERTLRRLAAEVPVVVLAGRPLDGIPAVRADNSRVAELTRHLLLDHGYRRLAFVGNPHGSPDVTERWEAFLQAHREAKVTPPKEPLQVGMQQSDGVIAAGELLTGRRHPGAIVCANDETALGVLIGALGRGLKVPEDVAITGFDDVAMSSLVRPGLTTIRQPVRELGAVTARLLIAGVGGPGAVMDTVLTTELVLRGSCGCP from the coding sequence ATGGGCAACCAGCGGCTGACGGTGCGCGAGATCGCCGAGCTGGCGGGTGTCTCGATCGCCACGGTGTCCCGCGTTTCGCGAGGGATCGGCCAGGTCAGCCCGGAAACCCGCGCCCGCGTCGAAAGGGTGATCGAGGAGCACGGCTACCGCCCGAGCCAGCTCGGCCGAGCGCTGGCCGAGCGCAAGCACGGCGCGGTCGCGATGGTCTTCCCCGGCCTGTCCGGCCCGTACTTCTCCGAGCTCATCCAGGGCTTCGAGTACGAGGCGATGGAGGCCGGCGCCAGCGTTCACATCGTCGGTACGCATCATCGTGCGGCCGCCGACGACGACGTACTGGCGATCTCCGGCCGGGTCGACGGCATCGCGGTGCACGGCGGCACGATCCAGGAGCGGACCCTCCGCAGGCTCGCCGCCGAAGTGCCGGTCGTCGTCCTGGCCGGCAGGCCGCTCGACGGCATCCCCGCCGTACGGGCCGACAACAGCAGGGTGGCGGAGCTGACCAGGCATCTGCTGCTCGACCACGGTTACCGGCGACTCGCGTTCGTCGGCAATCCCCACGGCTCTCCCGACGTCACCGAACGCTGGGAAGCCTTCCTGCAGGCGCATCGCGAGGCGAAGGTCACGCCGCCGAAGGAACCCCTCCAGGTCGGGATGCAGCAGTCCGACGGCGTGATCGCGGCCGGTGAACTGCTGACCGGCCGCCGCCATCCCGGCGCGATCGTGTGCGCCAACGACGAGACCGCGCTCGGCGTCCTGATCGGCGCACTCGGCCGCGGTCTCAAGGTCCCCGAGGACGTCGCGATCACCGGGTTCGACGACGTCGCGATGTCCTCGCTGGTCCGGCCCGGGCTGACCACCATCCGGCAGCCCGTCCGTGAGCTCGGAGCCGTCACCGCACGCCTGCTGATCGCCGGCGTCGGCGGTCCGGGCGCGGTGATGGACACCGTCCTCACCACCGAACTCGTGCTGCGCGGCAGCTGCGGCTGCCCGTAA
- a CDS encoding NAD(P)(+) transhydrogenase (Re/Si-specific) subunit beta: MIGTWAQIGYLVAAVCFIVALKALSSPKTARTGNALGAAGAVLAVIITFAAYKPDNLVPILIALVIGTVGGVVGSRRVQMTHMPQLVALFNGVGGGAASLVALMELGEVHDGETIAAIATAFTIVVGAISFSGSIVTFAKLQELMTTRPITFPGLPVLFVAGLLGGVAVSVWLVSEPRVLVGVLLCLLGLAVGVMLVLPVGGADVPIVISLLNAFTGLTVAAGGYVLGNTLLLVAGTLVGAAGTLLTKMMADAMGRSVFNILFGAVRGGSTLGAGTVSERPVISGSAEDVAILLGYAHRVIIVPGYGLAVAQAQHTLRDLVEELQGRGVKVDYAIHPVAGRMPGHMNVLLAEAQVPYEQLREMDDINGDFKQADVVLVVGANDVVNPAARTTPSAPIYGMPILNADEAQRVIFLKRSMRPGFAGIENELLYDPRTTLLFGDARESLGKLLTSVKTV, from the coding sequence GTGATCGGCACCTGGGCCCAGATCGGTTACCTGGTCGCGGCGGTCTGCTTCATCGTCGCGCTCAAGGCGCTGTCGTCGCCGAAGACCGCGCGGACCGGTAACGCGCTCGGCGCGGCCGGCGCCGTGCTGGCCGTGATCATCACGTTCGCGGCGTACAAGCCGGACAACCTGGTCCCGATCCTGATCGCGCTGGTGATCGGCACGGTCGGCGGCGTGGTCGGGTCGCGGCGGGTGCAGATGACGCACATGCCGCAGCTGGTCGCGCTGTTCAACGGCGTCGGCGGTGGCGCGGCGTCGCTGGTCGCGCTGATGGAGCTCGGCGAGGTGCACGACGGCGAGACCATCGCCGCGATCGCCACGGCGTTCACCATCGTGGTCGGGGCGATCTCGTTCTCCGGCTCGATCGTGACGTTCGCGAAGCTGCAGGAACTGATGACGACCCGCCCGATCACCTTCCCGGGGCTGCCGGTGCTGTTCGTCGCCGGTCTGCTCGGCGGGGTCGCGGTGTCGGTGTGGCTGGTGTCCGAGCCGCGCGTGCTGGTCGGCGTACTGCTGTGTCTGCTGGGTCTGGCCGTCGGCGTGATGCTGGTGCTGCCGGTCGGCGGCGCCGACGTACCGATCGTCATCTCGCTGCTGAACGCCTTCACCGGACTGACTGTCGCGGCCGGTGGGTACGTGCTCGGCAACACGCTGCTGCTCGTCGCCGGAACGCTGGTCGGTGCGGCCGGTACGTTGCTGACCAAAATGATGGCCGACGCGATGGGCCGGTCGGTCTTCAACATCCTCTTCGGCGCCGTCCGCGGCGGATCCACACTCGGCGCCGGCACGGTGTCCGAGCGGCCGGTGATCTCCGGCAGCGCCGAGGATGTCGCGATCCTGCTCGGCTACGCCCACCGCGTGATCATCGTCCCCGGCTACGGCCTGGCCGTCGCGCAGGCGCAGCACACCCTGCGCGACCTGGTCGAGGAGCTGCAGGGCCGGGGCGTCAAGGTCGACTACGCCATCCACCCGGTGGCGGGCCGGATGCCCGGCCACATGAACGTGCTGCTCGCCGAGGCCCAGGTCCCGTACGAGCAGCTGCGCGAGATGGACGACATCAACGGCGACTTCAAGCAGGCCGACGTGGTCCTGGTCGTCGGCGCCAACGACGTCGTCAACCCCGCCGCCCGGACGACCCCGAGCGCACCGATCTACGGCATGCCGATCCTCAACGCCGACGAGGCCCAGCGCGTCATCTTCCTGAAGCGCTCGATGCGCCCCGGCTTCGCCGGCATCGAGAACGAACTCCTCTACGACCCCCGCACGACACTGCTGTTCGGCGACGCCAGGGAGTCACTCGGCAAACTGCTGACGTCGGTCAAGACCGTCTGA
- a CDS encoding ABC transporter permease — translation MTLPDTEHAEVAAVEASRSSRVPGWFVILWRNRKCRIGLIMLLAFVVIAVLAPLIAPYAPRANTFTPSTGPSGGNWLGTTAQGEDVFSQLVYGARTSLVVGLAAGTLSTVIGLAVGLTAGYLRGTVDEVLSFFINLALVVPVLPLMITLAAYAPVKGLWLIIFVISITGWAYGARLKRSQIITLRTRDYITAAKFAGDSTARIIVREILPNMTSLVVVGFMGACLGAIGGEAGLAFLGLGDPTTTSWGTMLNQANTGGAMLTGQWAWLVAPGLAFAGLMTALTLINFGVDALSNPHLRED, via the coding sequence ATGACGCTCCCGGACACCGAGCACGCGGAAGTCGCCGCCGTCGAGGCCTCGCGGTCCTCGCGCGTCCCCGGCTGGTTCGTCATCCTCTGGCGCAACCGCAAGTGCCGGATCGGGCTGATCATGCTGCTCGCCTTCGTCGTGATCGCGGTGCTCGCGCCGCTGATCGCGCCGTACGCACCGCGCGCGAACACCTTCACCCCGTCGACCGGCCCGTCGGGCGGCAACTGGCTCGGCACGACCGCGCAGGGCGAGGACGTGTTCAGCCAGCTCGTGTACGGCGCGCGCACGTCGCTCGTCGTCGGCCTGGCGGCGGGAACGTTGTCGACGGTCATCGGTCTGGCCGTCGGGCTCACCGCCGGCTACCTGCGCGGGACGGTCGACGAGGTGCTCTCGTTCTTCATCAACCTGGCGCTCGTCGTACCGGTGCTGCCGCTGATGATCACGCTCGCCGCCTACGCGCCGGTCAAGGGACTGTGGCTGATCATCTTCGTCATCAGCATCACCGGCTGGGCGTACGGCGCGCGGCTGAAGCGGTCGCAGATCATCACGCTGCGGACCCGCGACTACATCACCGCGGCCAAGTTCGCCGGGGACTCGACCGCGCGGATCATCGTCCGGGAGATCCTGCCGAACATGACGTCGCTGGTCGTCGTCGGGTTCATGGGCGCCTGTCTCGGCGCGATCGGTGGCGAGGCCGGGCTGGCGTTCCTCGGGCTCGGCGACCCGACCACCACGAGCTGGGGCACGATGCTCAACCAGGCCAACACCGGCGGCGCGATGCTGACCGGCCAGTGGGCCTGGCTGGTCGCGCCCGGCCTGGCGTTCGCCGGGCTGATGACCGCCCTGACGCTGATCAACTTCGGGGTCGATGCCCTGAGCAACCCGCATCTGAGGGAGGACTGA
- a CDS encoding dipeptidase → MTDLPAAIDRVLPSVRADLEDLIRIPSVSADPARAADVQRSAEATAALFEAEGFAVKIVRAGEGAPAVIAKKPAPEGKPTVLLYAHHDVQPTGNVEEWTSEPFVPTERGDRLYARGAADDKAGIAAHLAAVRAFGNDLPVGVTVFVEGEEEIGSPTLLRLLDEYADELTADAIVIADSGNWAIGQPALTVSLRGLVDCYVEVRTLNHAVHSGLFGGAVPDALTALCRLLSTLHDDKGDVAVDGLHASRAAELDYPEDRFRAESSVLDQVKLIGSGSLVDRLWTRPAIAVLAIDAPRVADASNTLVPVARAKVSLRVAPGDDANKAMQALRNHLEQNAPWGAQVTVTDGDIGQPCSINARGAAYDAARSAFASAWGVEPVDTGMGGSIPFIAEFQQTFPKAAVLVTGVEDPDTRAHGIDEGLHLEEFAKVCLAEATLLQNLGS, encoded by the coding sequence ATGACCGATCTACCTGCGGCGATCGACCGCGTTCTGCCCTCCGTCCGTGCCGACCTCGAGGACCTCATCCGGATTCCCTCGGTCAGTGCGGACCCGGCCCGTGCGGCCGACGTCCAGCGCTCCGCCGAGGCGACCGCCGCGCTCTTCGAGGCCGAAGGTTTCGCGGTGAAGATCGTCCGGGCCGGCGAAGGCGCGCCGGCCGTGATCGCGAAGAAGCCGGCGCCCGAGGGCAAGCCGACCGTGCTGCTGTACGCGCACCACGACGTCCAGCCGACCGGCAACGTCGAGGAGTGGACCTCGGAGCCGTTCGTGCCGACCGAGCGCGGGGACCGGCTGTACGCCCGGGGCGCGGCCGACGACAAGGCCGGGATCGCGGCGCACCTGGCCGCCGTACGGGCCTTTGGCAACGATCTTCCGGTCGGCGTGACGGTCTTCGTCGAGGGCGAGGAGGAGATCGGTTCGCCGACCCTGCTGCGGCTGCTCGACGAGTACGCCGACGAGCTGACCGCCGACGCGATCGTGATCGCGGACTCCGGCAACTGGGCGATCGGCCAGCCGGCGTTGACCGTTTCGCTGCGCGGACTGGTCGACTGCTACGTCGAGGTCCGGACACTGAACCACGCAGTCCACTCGGGCCTGTTCGGCGGCGCCGTACCGGACGCGCTGACCGCGCTGTGCCGGCTGCTGTCGACGCTGCACGACGACAAGGGCGACGTCGCCGTCGACGGCCTGCACGCGAGCCGCGCGGCCGAGCTGGACTACCCCGAGGACCGGTTCCGCGCCGAGTCGAGCGTGCTCGACCAGGTGAAGCTGATCGGCTCGGGCTCGCTGGTCGACCGGTTGTGGACCCGGCCGGCGATCGCCGTCCTGGCCATCGACGCGCCGCGGGTCGCCGACGCCAGCAACACGCTCGTCCCGGTCGCGCGGGCGAAGGTCAGCCTGCGCGTCGCTCCCGGTGACGACGCGAACAAGGCGATGCAGGCCCTGCGCAACCATCTGGAGCAGAACGCGCCGTGGGGCGCGCAGGTGACGGTGACGGACGGCGACATCGGCCAGCCGTGCTCGATCAACGCGCGCGGTGCGGCGTACGACGCGGCCCGGTCGGCGTTCGCGTCCGCGTGGGGGGTCGAGCCCGTCGACACCGGCATGGGCGGCTCGATCCCGTTCATCGCCGAGTTCCAGCAGACGTTCCCGAAGGCCGCCGTTCTGGTGACGGGGGTCGAGGATCCGGACACCCGGGCCCACGGCATCGACGAAGGCCTGCACCTGGAGGAGTTCGCCAAGGTGTGTCTCGCTGAGGCAACTCTTCTGCAGAACTTGGGCTCTTAG
- a CDS encoding ABC transporter permease codes for MRYFLRRAGFFLATLWAAITLNFLIPRLQPGDPAEAIVSRLGGQSQAIDPAQVEAVRKMLGSPDGNLLTQYGDYLAAIVRGDFGISYTYFPYTVTHMIGQGLPWTLILVGVTQIVSFVVGTLLGAWAAYRRNSRVDSVITLGSTFVGTLPFFWLALVLIYVFAITLNWFPSGGGYGGGSNPGWTWLFFSDAFQHSILPAVSLLIVGPIGWIIGMRNNMVQTLGEDYARLARAKGLPRRRIALTYGARIAVLPNVTGFAIALGGILGGTVLVESIFNYPGLGRMMLEAVSNRDYPLMQALFLFITVGVLIANFLADLLYGVLDPRVRREEAV; via the coding sequence ATGCGCTACTTCCTGCGCAGGGCCGGCTTCTTCCTGGCCACCCTCTGGGCCGCGATCACGCTCAACTTCCTGATCCCCCGGCTGCAACCTGGTGACCCGGCCGAGGCGATCGTGTCCCGGCTGGGCGGGCAGAGTCAGGCGATCGACCCGGCCCAGGTCGAGGCGGTCCGCAAGATGCTCGGCAGTCCGGACGGCAACCTGCTCACGCAGTACGGCGACTACCTGGCCGCCATCGTCCGAGGCGACTTCGGCATCTCGTACACGTACTTCCCGTACACGGTGACGCACATGATCGGCCAAGGGCTGCCGTGGACACTGATCCTGGTCGGCGTGACGCAGATCGTGTCGTTCGTCGTCGGCACGCTGCTCGGCGCCTGGGCGGCGTACCGGCGCAACAGCCGGGTCGACTCGGTCATCACGCTCGGCTCGACGTTCGTCGGCACGCTGCCGTTCTTCTGGCTCGCGCTGGTGCTGATCTACGTCTTCGCGATCACGCTCAACTGGTTCCCCAGCGGCGGCGGGTACGGCGGCGGCAGCAACCCGGGCTGGACCTGGCTGTTCTTCTCCGACGCCTTCCAGCACAGCATCCTGCCGGCCGTGTCGCTGCTGATCGTCGGCCCGATCGGCTGGATCATCGGCATGCGCAACAACATGGTCCAGACCCTCGGCGAGGACTACGCCCGGCTGGCCCGTGCCAAAGGCCTGCCGCGGCGGCGGATCGCGCTCACGTACGGCGCCCGGATCGCGGTGCTGCCGAACGTGACCGGCTTCGCGATCGCGCTCGGCGGCATTCTCGGCGGGACCGTGCTGGTCGAGTCGATCTTCAACTATCCCGGCCTCGGCCGGATGATGCTGGAGGCCGTCTCGAACCGCGACTACCCGCTGATGCAGGCGCTGTTCCTGTTCATCACGGTCGGTGTGCTGATCGCGAACTTCCTGGCCGACCTGCTGTACGGCGTACTGGATCCACGCGTGCGACGGGAGGAGGCGGTATGA
- a CDS encoding ABC transporter ATP-binding protein encodes MALLEVRDLSVTYSPRDSSPVRAVDGVSFDVADGEFVGLLGESGSGKSTLGNAILALLDKPAAVSGGSVVFDGTTVTSASEEELRPLRWAKISTVFQSSMNSLNPVITVGAQFADTFAAHGREGDARHLLELVSLDADVLQRYPHELSGGMKQRVALALALALEPRFVLLDEPTTGLDVVVQRNILDRLRELQKELGFAVLFISHDLGTVMEMADRVMVMYAGELVEDQPAAAMMRAQLHPYTQGLLGSYADPRASQISVDFIPGRPPNLAERQPGCRFTPRCPVAVDACSTTHPDLLPAGAGTARCLLVEGGQPVDAHRARTFVVERTNNEQIEPVLTVRNAVKTYKANRAVDDVSFDLKPGRVTALVGQSGSGKTTIARLVTGVERPTEGTISFQGSTEVGKLRGRKLRAYRRHTQLVFQDPFAALNPTRTVAYALSRPLRNHLKLSTADARDRAAELLETVGLSPAAQFLDKLPHQLSGGQRQRVVIARALAPEPKILVADEPISMLDVSIRAEILALLDQLVKDRGIAMLYITHDLLSARLLADDVLVLNQGKVVESGPTLNVIQHAQDPYTQLLLDSIPTPGQTVLTDVSSLPSDSLASPNSSVVRGS; translated from the coding sequence ATGGCTCTGCTCGAGGTGCGCGACCTGTCGGTCACCTACAGCCCGCGCGACTCCTCGCCGGTCCGCGCGGTCGACGGCGTGTCGTTCGACGTCGCCGACGGCGAGTTCGTCGGGCTGCTCGGTGAGTCCGGCAGCGGCAAGTCGACGCTCGGCAACGCGATCCTGGCGCTGCTCGACAAACCGGCCGCGGTCAGCGGCGGGTCGGTCGTCTTCGACGGTACGACGGTGACGAGCGCGTCGGAGGAGGAGCTCCGGCCGTTGCGCTGGGCCAAGATCTCCACGGTGTTCCAGAGCAGCATGAACTCGCTGAACCCGGTGATCACGGTCGGCGCCCAGTTCGCCGACACCTTCGCGGCGCACGGGCGGGAAGGCGACGCCAGGCATCTGCTGGAGCTGGTCTCGCTGGACGCCGACGTACTCCAGCGCTATCCGCACGAACTCTCCGGCGGCATGAAGCAACGCGTCGCCCTGGCGCTCGCGCTGGCCCTGGAACCGCGCTTCGTCCTGCTGGACGAGCCGACGACGGGGCTGGATGTCGTTGTCCAGCGCAACATCCTCGACCGGCTCCGCGAGCTGCAGAAGGAACTCGGCTTCGCCGTACTCTTCATCAGCCACGACCTCGGCACGGTGATGGAGATGGCCGACCGCGTGATGGTCATGTACGCCGGGGAACTGGTCGAGGACCAGCCGGCCGCGGCGATGATGCGTGCCCAGCTCCACCCGTACACCCAGGGCCTGCTCGGCTCGTACGCCGATCCGCGCGCGTCCCAGATCTCCGTCGACTTCATCCCCGGCCGCCCGCCGAACCTCGCCGAACGCCAGCCCGGCTGCCGCTTCACTCCCCGCTGCCCGGTCGCGGTCGACGCCTGCTCGACCACGCACCCGGACCTGCTCCCCGCCGGCGCGGGCACCGCCCGCTGCCTGCTGGTCGAGGGCGGCCAACCGGTCGACGCTCACCGCGCCCGGACTTTCGTGGTCGAGCGCACCAACAACGAGCAGATCGAGCCAGTTCTCACTGTGCGCAATGCGGTGAAGACCTACAAGGCGAACCGAGCGGTCGACGACGTGTCGTTCGACCTGAAGCCCGGCAGAGTCACCGCACTCGTCGGCCAGAGCGGCTCCGGCAAGACCACCATCGCCCGCCTGGTGACGGGCGTGGAACGCCCCACCGAAGGAACCATCAGTTTCCAAGGCTCGACCGAGGTCGGCAAGCTGCGCGGCCGCAAGCTCCGCGCCTACCGCCGCCATACTCAGCTGGTCTTCCAAGACCCCTTCGCCGCGCTCAACCCCACCCGCACGGTCGCCTACGCGCTCTCGCGTCCGCTCCGCAACCACCTCAAACTCTCCACCGCGGACGCCCGCGACAGAGCCGCCGAGCTCCTCGAGACCGTCGGCCTCTCCCCAGCCGCCCAGTTCCTCGACAAGCTCCCCCACCAGCTCTCCGGCGGTCAGCGCCAACGCGTCGTCATCGCCCGGGCCCTGGCCCCCGAACCGAAGATCCTCGTCGCCGACGAGCCCATCTCCATGCTCGACGTCTCCATCCGCGCCGAGATCCTCGCCCTGCTCGACCAGCTGGTGAAGGACCGCGGCATCGCCATGCTCTACATCACCCACGACCTGCTCAGCGCCCGCCTGCTCGCCGACGACGTCCTCGTCCTCAACCAGGGCAAGGTCGTCGAGTCAGGCCCGACCCTGAACGTCATCCAGCACGCCCAGGACCCCTACACCCAGCTCCTCCTGGACTCGATCCCGACGCCGGGTCAGACGGTCTTGACCGACGTCAGCAGTTTGCCGAGTGACTCCCTGGCGTCGCCGAACAGCAGTGTCGTGCGGGGGTCGTAG